Proteins from a genomic interval of Diaphorobacter sp. HDW4A:
- a CDS encoding 3',5'-nucleoside bisphosphate phosphatase → MGHVSIPSSTPLNADLHCHSVVSDGTLTPEALAERASANGVQLWSLTDHDEIGGQHLARAAAHANGMDYLTGTEISVTFADNTVHIVGLGFDPDDEQLTQGLALTRGGRGARAQEISRQLAEVGIHNAYDGALKYVGNPELISRTHFARYLVEIGACRDTSEVFRRYLTEGNPGFVPHRWATLSNAVRWIRDAGGMAVIAHPARYRFTANEEYALFTEFKKHGGEGVEVVTGSHTPSEYKTYADMALEFDLAASRGSDFHSPDESHTDLGTLPPLPSQLTPVWEVIAHRIQRRLTSSD, encoded by the coding sequence ATGGGTCACGTGTCTATTCCTTCATCCACCCCACTCAACGCCGATCTGCACTGTCACTCCGTAGTGTCTGACGGCACACTCACTCCGGAAGCCCTCGCCGAACGCGCGAGCGCCAATGGTGTGCAGCTCTGGTCGCTCACCGATCACGACGAGATCGGCGGCCAGCACCTGGCGCGTGCCGCCGCGCATGCCAACGGCATGGACTACCTCACGGGCACCGAAATCTCCGTCACCTTCGCCGACAACACGGTGCACATCGTGGGTCTCGGATTTGATCCGGACGACGAGCAACTCACACAAGGCTTGGCGCTCACACGCGGCGGTCGCGGCGCACGGGCGCAGGAGATTTCAAGGCAGCTCGCCGAAGTAGGCATTCACAACGCATACGACGGTGCGCTCAAGTACGTGGGCAATCCCGAGCTGATCTCGCGCACGCACTTCGCACGCTATCTCGTGGAAATCGGTGCCTGTCGCGACACCTCGGAGGTCTTCCGACGCTACCTCACCGAAGGCAATCCTGGCTTTGTGCCACATCGCTGGGCAACGCTTTCCAACGCCGTGCGTTGGATCCGTGACGCGGGCGGCATGGCAGTGATCGCCCACCCGGCGCGCTACCGCTTCACGGCCAACGAAGAATACGCGCTGTTCACCGAATTCAAGAAGCACGGCGGCGAAGGCGTGGAGGTCGTCACCGGCAGCCACACCCCGTCCGAATACAAAACCTACGCCGACATGGCGCTGGAGTTCGATCTGGCCGCATCGCGCGGCAGCGACTTCCATAGCCCCGATGAGTCGCACACCGATCTCGGTACATTGCCCCCCCTGCCAAGCCAACTTACACCCGTGTGGGAAGTGATCGCCCACCGTATTCAGCGCCGCCTGACCTCCTCCGACTGA
- a CDS encoding response regulator transcription factor — MRIVALDDDALQLELFKRAITDMGHSCHTYQTGSALMKDMRRDTFDLLLVDWHLPDTSGPEVVRWVRKHVGLDLPILFVTSRQEERDIVEGLDCGADDFMVKPVRVGELTARVGALLRRAYPAAVNEVLEFGRYRFLPETRTLEMDSKPVELKNREYDLALFLFQNMGRLLSRDHLREIIWGQTSDVISRSLDTHISRLRSQLDLRPDNGFIVTAVYGMGYRFEAVKPKSEDALISM, encoded by the coding sequence ATGCGTATTGTGGCTCTGGATGATGACGCACTGCAGCTCGAGCTGTTCAAGCGTGCCATAACCGACATGGGGCACTCGTGCCACACGTATCAAACCGGTTCGGCCCTCATGAAGGACATGCGGCGCGACACCTTCGATCTGTTGCTGGTCGACTGGCACCTGCCAGATACCTCGGGCCCTGAGGTGGTGCGCTGGGTGCGCAAGCACGTTGGGCTGGATCTGCCGATCCTGTTCGTCACCAGCCGTCAGGAAGAGCGCGACATTGTCGAAGGTCTGGACTGCGGCGCCGACGATTTCATGGTCAAACCCGTGCGCGTGGGCGAGCTCACCGCGCGCGTAGGTGCCCTGCTGCGCCGAGCCTATCCTGCGGCCGTCAACGAAGTGCTGGAGTTCGGCCGTTACCGGTTTCTGCCTGAGACCCGCACGCTGGAGATGGACAGCAAGCCCGTCGAACTCAAGAACCGCGAATACGACCTCGCTCTGTTCCTGTTCCAGAACATGGGACGTCTCCTGTCTCGTGATCATTTGCGAGAAATCATCTGGGGACAGACCAGCGACGTGATCTCTCGCTCGCTCGATACGCACATTTCGCGCCTTCGCAGTCAACTCGACCTGCGGCCGGACAATGGCTTTATCGTGACAGCCGTCTACGGAATGGGTTATCGTTTCGAAGCCGTCAAGCCCAAGAGCGAAGACGCTTTGATTTCTATGTAA
- a CDS encoding site-2 protease family protein, translating into MDASNLIQTILIYALPVLFAITVHEAAHGYVARHFGDNTALMMGRITLNPLKHIDPIGTILMPLLLYFATSGAFLFGYAKPVPVNFSHLRNPKRDMIWVALAGPLANFIQAILWALVLIVLVAFDVNERFFLAMAKAGVMVNLVMWAFNLFPLPPLDGGRVLVGLLPWKQAQWFARLEPYGFFIVMGLVIMGVVSTFWLQPLMAAGYYVISLLMLPFRALLLG; encoded by the coding sequence GTGGACGCATCCAACCTTATCCAAACCATTCTGATCTACGCCCTTCCGGTGCTCTTTGCCATCACGGTACACGAGGCCGCTCACGGCTATGTGGCCCGTCACTTTGGCGACAACACAGCACTGATGATGGGTCGGATCACCCTCAACCCACTCAAGCACATCGATCCCATCGGCACGATTCTGATGCCGCTGCTGCTGTATTTTGCGACATCGGGAGCCTTTCTGTTCGGCTACGCCAAGCCGGTCCCGGTGAACTTTTCGCACCTGCGCAACCCCAAGCGCGACATGATCTGGGTGGCACTCGCAGGTCCACTAGCCAACTTCATTCAGGCCATTCTGTGGGCGTTGGTGCTGATCGTTCTGGTGGCCTTCGACGTCAACGAGCGCTTCTTCCTCGCCATGGCCAAGGCCGGCGTGATGGTGAATCTCGTGATGTGGGCGTTCAACCTGTTTCCGCTTCCCCCGCTCGACGGTGGCCGCGTGCTTGTCGGCCTGCTGCCCTGGAAGCAGGCGCAATGGTTTGCCCGTTTGGAACCCTATGGCTTCTTCATCGTGATGGGCCTCGTCATCATGGGCGTGGTGAGCACGTTCTGGCTGCAGCCGTTGATGGCTGCAGGCTACTACGTCATCAGCCTGCTGATGCTGCCGTTTCGCGCACTCCTGCTCGGCTGA
- a CDS encoding SDR family oxidoreductase has protein sequence MTSQHDIRGKVVLIAGGAKNLGGLLARDLAQQGAKAVAIHYNSAASKADADATVADIQKTGAQALALQADLTTAGAMSKLFTDAIAAVGRPDIAINTVGKVLKKPLVDISEAEYDEMSAVNAKSAFFFLKEAGKHVNDNGKVCTLVTSLLGAFTPFYASYAGTKAPVEHFTRAAAKEFGARGISVTAVGPGPMDTAFFYPAEGADAVAYHKTAAALSPFSKTGLTDINDVVPFIRHLVSDGWWITGQTILINGGYTTK, from the coding sequence ATGACCAGTCAACACGATATCCGCGGCAAGGTCGTCCTGATCGCCGGTGGTGCCAAGAATCTCGGCGGCCTACTGGCCCGCGATCTGGCACAGCAAGGCGCCAAGGCGGTCGCCATTCACTACAACAGCGCTGCCAGCAAGGCGGATGCGGACGCCACCGTGGCCGACATCCAGAAGACCGGTGCGCAAGCCCTGGCTCTGCAGGCTGATCTGACCACCGCAGGTGCCATGAGCAAACTCTTCACCGATGCCATTGCGGCCGTGGGACGCCCCGACATTGCCATCAACACCGTTGGCAAAGTGCTCAAGAAGCCGCTGGTGGATATCTCCGAGGCGGAATACGACGAGATGAGCGCAGTGAACGCCAAGTCGGCATTTTTCTTTTTGAAAGAAGCGGGCAAGCATGTGAACGACAACGGCAAGGTCTGCACGCTCGTCACCTCGCTGCTGGGCGCGTTCACACCGTTCTATGCGTCCTATGCTGGCACCAAAGCTCCCGTCGAGCATTTCACCCGCGCGGCGGCCAAAGAGTTCGGGGCACGCGGGATCTCGGTCACCGCAGTGGGCCCTGGCCCCATGGATACGGCATTCTTCTATCCCGCCGAAGGAGCTGACGCCGTCGCATATCACAAGACCGCTGCAGCCCTCTCACCCTTCTCGAAAACAGGCCTGACAGACATCAACGATGTGGTGCCCTTCATCCGTCATCTGGTAAGCGATGGTTGGTGGATCACGGGTCAGACGATTCTCATCAACGGCGGCTACACCACCAAGTAA
- a CDS encoding FecR domain-containing protein encodes MAVAATALPLFALANPDGFIEHRVKQGDTLERLSTDFYGDVKLWPELQKYNQVSNPRHLQPGSILRIPVKYLPLQSAEVSFVQGQATVATTPGAEPAELKAGHKLGEGAEIKVAQDSFVTVKLADGSLIRILAQSDVQLQQLRRKGRAGSLQSVLEMQKGGVNATVGTEPDPTRKFEVRTPRATTSVRGTTFDVSLTDGGNALSSVTHGTVSVQGSDKANAALINEGQGIAVNRDGQLGQAQTLLPSPDLTKLPETMEDSNFLSLQLEPVQQASAYQVQIARDESMSEVLRSGTFPSAQVRMKLVDDGDYYILARAIDDQQLPGMPAKRKLKVKTQPPPPLYQQPAPGGTTSRTSGTLQCTPVSGVQTYRLQVAADVAGFAQPLLDQKNTGDCSALLSSLPVGSYLWRAASIRQLADGSPDQGPFAQPQAFKLANNPATPDLSAMNSAEDVPGLHLQWPGEADQTYRLQLARTEDFAQILSDEKLDKPVWDATDVKPGTYYVRIKTHDTATGLESPFSAARQVRAAAEVQSGYGVPLTSSDGEPLTRK; translated from the coding sequence GTGGCAGTTGCTGCCACGGCCCTGCCGCTGTTCGCGCTGGCCAATCCTGACGGATTCATCGAGCATCGCGTGAAGCAGGGTGACACCCTGGAGCGTCTGTCCACCGACTTCTACGGGGACGTCAAGCTCTGGCCCGAGTTGCAAAAGTACAACCAAGTCTCCAATCCCAGACATCTGCAACCAGGATCGATTCTTCGCATTCCTGTCAAATACCTGCCATTGCAATCGGCAGAGGTGAGTTTTGTGCAAGGACAGGCAACGGTAGCGACCACGCCGGGTGCGGAACCTGCTGAACTCAAGGCTGGACACAAGCTTGGCGAAGGTGCCGAGATCAAGGTGGCTCAGGACTCATTCGTTACGGTCAAGCTGGCCGATGGCAGCCTGATACGCATCCTGGCTCAGTCCGACGTACAGTTGCAGCAACTGCGCCGCAAGGGTCGTGCCGGCAGCCTGCAATCGGTGTTGGAGATGCAGAAGGGTGGCGTGAACGCAACCGTCGGCACCGAGCCCGACCCCACCCGCAAGTTTGAAGTCCGCACGCCGCGCGCCACCACCAGCGTGCGCGGAACCACTTTCGACGTCTCCCTTACGGACGGCGGCAACGCGCTATCGTCGGTCACCCATGGCACCGTCTCGGTGCAGGGCAGCGACAAGGCCAATGCGGCCTTGATCAATGAAGGACAAGGCATTGCCGTCAATCGCGACGGGCAACTCGGTCAGGCCCAGACGCTGCTGCCATCGCCAGACCTGACCAAGCTCCCCGAAACGATGGAAGACTCGAACTTCCTGAGCTTGCAGCTTGAACCCGTTCAGCAGGCGAGCGCATATCAGGTGCAGATCGCGCGCGACGAGTCGATGTCCGAAGTATTGCGAAGTGGCACCTTCCCGTCCGCGCAGGTGCGCATGAAGCTCGTGGACGATGGCGACTACTACATCCTCGCACGTGCCATCGACGATCAGCAACTGCCCGGTATGCCGGCCAAGCGCAAGCTCAAGGTCAAGACCCAACCGCCACCACCGCTGTACCAGCAACCCGCACCGGGCGGCACGACATCACGCACATCCGGCACGCTGCAATGCACACCGGTGAGCGGAGTACAGACGTATCGCCTCCAGGTCGCGGCCGATGTGGCCGGGTTTGCCCAGCCGCTGCTCGATCAGAAGAATACCGGCGACTGCAGCGCACTCCTGTCCAGCCTGCCCGTGGGCAGCTATCTGTGGCGTGCAGCAAGCATTCGCCAATTGGCAGACGGCTCGCCCGATCAAGGACCGTTCGCTCAGCCGCAGGCCTTCAAGCTCGCGAACAATCCGGCAACGCCCGATCTTTCTGCCATGAACAGCGCCGAGGATGTTCCCGGTCTGCATCTGCAATGGCCCGGCGAGGCCGATCAGACTTACCGCCTGCAGCTAGCGCGCACCGAGGACTTCGCTCAGATCCTCTCTGACGAGAAGCTCGACAAGCCGGTGTGGGACGCCACGGACGTGAAGCCGGGCACCTATTACGTGCGCATCAAGACACATGACACCGCCACCGGTCTTGAGAGCCCATTCTCTGCGGCCCGGCAGGTGCGTGCTGCGGCCGAAGTGCAAAGCGGTTACGGCGTACCGCTGACCTCGTCCGACGGCGAACCGCTCACACGCAAATGA
- a CDS encoding CHASE2 domain-containing protein, producing MSPFRPTSRAQLQQREWSLLTVVLLCLVTWLCMNDALQRVDHLIHDAGGRLHAPKANRDIVIVAIDDRSIEAIGRWPWRRALHAQLLDQITEQSPRALGLDVLFSEPDADYPGDDTILSQAIARNGSVVLPIIRSTDESSASVDAPLPVIRQGAAQLGHVHVQVDSDGVARRLYLFEGPAGAMRPHFSLAMQCAASAQEYPGCDGSSVPQAAEEWQRSKLRVIPFAKGSKSGPTFTTYSYIDVLMKRVPVDAFRGKYVLVGATATGLGDMFAAPVGPSADRVPGVELVAHVLNARMEGMRIMPAPQTWNLVFNLLPVAASLIAVLLLGPFAALAACSLMFLFMLLVGAVTTLATGWQFSPASGMMGVLLSYPLWSWRRLSAAAMFLSQEMHDLTLDGMKLPAAPAPRSNRILPSDFLERRIHAVEQATQQLRELHHFVSDSLRQLPSPTFVCDSLGVITLANAAASRLVEDTTADPVGHALAELLSELVHTESGKPLLSLNPLRWPEIPSQQECRDDQGHFFLFLCKPFAASTNAGWLVTLVDLTDMRRAQKQRDEALNFISHDIRSPVASIITLLEMHREYPDQVPFSELLPRIERYAQSSLSMAEGFVRLASAQSQSYTLTTFDLGALLEESVDDAWANAQEKQVQVRLESKPDVAACWGDRSMIGRAIGNVMSNALKFSPPQTMVHCNLFTEGEDWVISIRDEGPGIPAEKRASLFEPFRRLHESSHPGIQGIGLGLALVRTVIQRHSGHIDVVSEPGTGTEFRLHVPKSMPDAA from the coding sequence ATGAGTCCCTTTCGCCCCACCAGTCGCGCGCAACTCCAGCAACGCGAGTGGTCGCTGCTCACCGTGGTGCTGCTCTGCCTGGTTACCTGGCTGTGCATGAATGACGCGCTGCAGCGCGTTGATCACCTGATTCATGATGCAGGCGGCCGTCTGCATGCGCCCAAGGCCAATCGCGACATCGTCATCGTTGCCATCGACGATCGCAGCATCGAAGCCATCGGCCGCTGGCCATGGCGTCGTGCATTGCATGCGCAATTGCTCGACCAGATCACCGAACAATCCCCGCGCGCGCTCGGCCTCGATGTGCTGTTCAGCGAGCCCGACGCCGACTACCCCGGCGACGACACCATCCTGTCTCAGGCGATTGCACGCAACGGCAGCGTCGTGCTACCCATCATCCGCAGTACCGATGAATCGAGTGCGTCGGTCGATGCGCCGCTGCCCGTGATCCGCCAAGGAGCAGCGCAGTTGGGCCACGTACATGTGCAGGTGGATTCGGACGGTGTGGCCAGACGCCTCTATCTGTTCGAAGGCCCCGCAGGCGCCATGCGACCACACTTCAGCCTCGCGATGCAATGCGCTGCTAGCGCACAGGAGTATCCCGGTTGCGACGGATCAAGCGTGCCCCAAGCGGCCGAAGAATGGCAGCGCAGCAAATTGCGCGTGATTCCATTCGCCAAGGGCTCCAAGTCGGGACCGACGTTCACGACATACTCCTACATTGACGTGCTCATGAAGCGCGTTCCAGTCGATGCGTTTCGCGGCAAATATGTGCTCGTGGGCGCAACGGCCACGGGTCTGGGCGACATGTTCGCTGCCCCCGTTGGCCCGTCCGCAGATCGCGTTCCGGGTGTCGAGTTGGTGGCCCATGTGCTCAATGCACGCATGGAAGGCATGCGCATCATGCCCGCTCCTCAGACATGGAATCTGGTGTTCAATCTGCTGCCCGTGGCCGCATCGCTGATCGCCGTGCTGCTGCTCGGTCCCTTCGCCGCACTGGCCGCCTGCAGCCTGATGTTTTTGTTCATGCTGCTGGTCGGAGCGGTCACCACACTTGCCACCGGCTGGCAGTTCTCGCCCGCCTCTGGAATGATGGGCGTGCTGCTGAGCTATCCGCTGTGGAGCTGGCGGCGCCTGTCTGCTGCTGCCATGTTTCTGAGTCAGGAAATGCACGACCTGACGCTGGACGGCATGAAACTGCCCGCTGCACCCGCTCCCCGCTCGAACCGCATCCTGCCCAGCGACTTTTTGGAGCGCCGCATTCACGCCGTCGAGCAGGCCACGCAACAGTTGCGAGAGCTGCACCATTTCGTGAGCGACAGTCTGCGCCAACTGCCCTCACCCACCTTCGTCTGTGACAGTCTCGGCGTGATCACACTGGCCAACGCCGCGGCTTCGCGGCTGGTGGAGGACACGACGGCAGATCCCGTCGGTCACGCGCTCGCCGAACTCCTCTCCGAGTTGGTGCACACCGAATCGGGCAAACCGCTGCTGTCGCTCAACCCGCTCAGATGGCCCGAAATCCCGAGCCAGCAGGAATGCCGCGACGATCAGGGCCACTTTTTCCTATTCCTGTGCAAACCGTTTGCGGCCAGCACCAATGCGGGATGGCTTGTGACGCTCGTGGACCTGACCGACATGCGCCGTGCGCAGAAGCAGCGCGACGAGGCGCTGAACTTCATCTCGCATGACATCCGGTCGCCCGTGGCGTCCATCATCACGCTGCTGGAGATGCATCGCGAATATCCCGATCAGGTACCGTTTTCCGAGCTGCTGCCGCGCATCGAGCGCTACGCCCAGTCATCACTGTCGATGGCCGAAGGCTTTGTGCGCCTCGCCAGTGCACAGTCGCAGTCCTATACCCTCACGACCTTCGACCTGGGTGCGCTGCTCGAAGAAAGTGTGGATGACGCATGGGCCAATGCGCAGGAAAAACAAGTACAGGTGCGCCTCGAAAGCAAACCCGATGTGGCCGCCTGCTGGGGTGACCGCAGCATGATCGGGCGTGCCATTGGCAACGTGATGAGCAATGCGCTCAAATTCAGTCCGCCGCAGACCATGGTGCATTGCAACCTCTTCACCGAAGGCGAGGACTGGGTGATCAGCATTCGCGACGAGGGTCCCGGCATTCCCGCCGAAAAGCGCGCCTCGCTGTTCGAGCCCTTTCGCCGCCTGCATGAGAGCAGCCATCCCGGCATTCAAGGCATTGGCTTGGGTCTCGCACTCGTACGCACGGTGATCCAGCGCCACAGTGGTCACATCGACGTGGTCAGCGAACCCGGCACGGGTACGGAATTCCGCCTGCATGTGCCCAAGAGCATGCCGGACGCGGCCTGA
- a CDS encoding LysR family transcriptional regulator, giving the protein MDRIDLLSIFLRVGATGSFSQAADQLDMPRPTVTLAVQQLEARLGVRLMHRTTRKVSLTLDGESLMERARLLVDDMQDIEQRFRPSGTGVVGRLRVDVPSRIARLVIAPALSSLFRAHPDLELDLGSTDRAVDLVLENVDGALRVGQLADSSLVARPLGAFELINCASPGYLTAFGVPHSPQDLHEHKAVNYLSPSRGRAAAWEWLENGKLHTLAMSCNVAVNNAETYIACALSGLGLIQIPRYDVRAHLVAGELVEVMPEHRPPSLPVNMVFAHRAELSRRMQVFMAWLGGLLEEIKAFETA; this is encoded by the coding sequence ATGGACCGTATCGACCTGCTGAGCATCTTTCTGCGCGTGGGAGCGACCGGCAGCTTTTCTCAGGCAGCCGATCAGCTGGACATGCCGAGACCCACGGTGACGTTGGCTGTGCAACAACTGGAGGCGCGCCTTGGCGTTCGGCTGATGCATCGCACCACACGCAAGGTGTCGCTCACGCTGGATGGCGAGAGCCTCATGGAGCGCGCCCGGTTGCTGGTGGACGACATGCAGGACATCGAGCAGCGTTTTCGCCCGTCGGGTACCGGTGTGGTCGGGCGCTTGCGCGTGGACGTGCCGAGTCGCATCGCGCGACTGGTGATCGCGCCCGCGTTGTCATCGTTGTTTCGCGCGCATCCCGATCTGGAGCTCGATCTGGGTTCCACGGACCGCGCCGTCGATCTGGTGCTGGAGAATGTGGACGGCGCGCTGCGGGTAGGCCAACTGGCGGACTCCAGCCTCGTGGCGCGGCCGCTGGGTGCGTTTGAGCTGATCAATTGCGCCAGTCCCGGGTATCTGACCGCGTTCGGCGTACCGCACTCACCGCAGGATTTGCATGAACACAAGGCGGTGAACTATCTCTCACCCTCACGCGGCCGTGCCGCCGCATGGGAGTGGCTTGAGAACGGCAAGCTGCACACACTCGCCATGTCCTGCAACGTGGCCGTGAACAATGCAGAAACCTACATCGCCTGCGCATTGTCTGGGCTGGGTTTGATTCAGATTCCGCGCTACGACGTGCGTGCGCATCTTGTGGCGGGCGAACTGGTGGAGGTGATGCCAGAGCATCGTCCACCTTCACTGCCGGTGAACATGGTGTTCGCCCACCGCGCGGAGCTCTCGCGGCGCATGCAGGTATTCATGGCGTGGCTTGGTGGATTGCTGGAGGAGATCAAAGCGTTCGAGACGGCTTGA
- a CDS encoding L-threonylcarbamoyladenylate synthase codes for MAQYFEIHPENPQPRLLKQAVAILQSGGVMAIPTDSSYALVCQLDDSKAVERLRRIRQIDEKHHLALLCRDLSELSSYARVDNRQYRLLKQATPGPYTFILDATKEVPRRVSHPQRKTIGLRVPDRKGTQLLLEMLGAPLLASTFIPPGETEPLNDPEEIRERFEKLIDGVVDAGPCPQQPTTVVDLTPMESGGEAVVVREGRGSLSVLGL; via the coding sequence ATGGCGCAGTATTTCGAAATCCATCCAGAGAACCCGCAGCCGCGACTGCTCAAGCAGGCCGTCGCCATTCTGCAGAGCGGCGGCGTGATGGCAATCCCCACCGATTCGAGCTACGCCCTCGTCTGCCAGCTCGATGACAGCAAGGCCGTCGAGCGCCTGCGCCGCATCCGCCAGATCGATGAAAAACACCATCTCGCGCTGCTGTGCCGCGACCTGTCGGAACTCTCGAGCTACGCCCGCGTGGACAACCGCCAGTACCGCCTGCTCAAGCAGGCGACGCCCGGCCCTTACACCTTCATTCTCGACGCGACCAAAGAAGTGCCGCGCCGCGTGAGCCATCCACAGCGCAAGACCATCGGCCTGCGCGTGCCGGACCGCAAGGGCACGCAGCTGTTGCTGGAGATGCTCGGTGCGCCGCTGCTGGCCTCGACCTTCATCCCGCCGGGCGAGACCGAGCCGCTGAACGACCCCGAGGAAATCCGCGAGCGCTTCGAGAAGCTGATCGACGGCGTGGTCGATGCTGGCCCCTGTCCGCAGCAGCCGACTACCGTGGTCGATCTCACGCCCATGGAAAGTGGCGGTGAAGCGGTGGTGGTGCGTGAGGGGCGCGGCAGCCTGTCCGTATTGGGGCTTTGA
- a CDS encoding tryptophan--tRNA ligase: MSVTRFLTGITPSGTPHLGNYAGMIRPAIKASRDPGVESYYFLADYHALIKAHDPERVHRSTLEIAASWLAAGLDPAQVTFYRQSALPEVTELTWFLTCVTGKGMLNRAHAYKASQDKNTEAGRDIDDGVTAGLFMYPVLMAADILIFNAHKVPVGRDQIQHIEMARDIASSFNHLYGEHFTLPEAAIEENVATIAGLDGRKMSKSYDNTIPLFTPRDQLKKLVGSIVTDSRAPGEPKEVEGSALFQLYQAFATPEQTESMRRAYADGISWGDAKQALFECIDAEITPMRAHYDDLMANPEKVEAALQIGEERARAKSHPFVQTLREAVGLRSLRAGAGNKKAAKEAKVALPNFKQYREANGKFYFKFVAADGKLLMQSVGFTAPKEAGQAIGQLQKDADSLAALASQVTLAEGVSLADVQAALEALRNAA; encoded by the coding sequence ATGTCCGTCACCCGCTTCCTCACCGGCATCACCCCCTCCGGCACACCGCACCTCGGCAATTACGCTGGCATGATCCGTCCCGCCATCAAGGCCAGCCGCGATCCAGGCGTCGAGAGCTACTACTTCCTGGCCGACTACCACGCGCTCATCAAGGCGCATGACCCCGAGCGGGTGCATCGCTCGACGCTGGAGATCGCCGCGAGCTGGCTGGCGGCGGGGCTCGATCCCGCGCAGGTGACCTTCTACCGCCAGTCGGCCCTGCCCGAAGTGACCGAGCTGACCTGGTTTCTCACCTGCGTCACCGGCAAGGGCATGCTCAACCGCGCGCATGCCTACAAGGCCTCGCAGGACAAGAACACCGAGGCCGGGCGCGACATCGACGACGGCGTGACCGCAGGCCTGTTCATGTACCCGGTGCTGATGGCCGCCGACATCCTGATCTTCAACGCCCACAAAGTGCCCGTAGGTCGCGACCAGATTCAGCACATCGAGATGGCGCGCGACATCGCATCGAGCTTCAACCACCTCTACGGCGAACACTTCACGCTGCCCGAGGCCGCCATCGAGGAAAACGTGGCGACCATCGCAGGCCTCGACGGCCGCAAGATGAGCAAGAGCTACGACAACACGATCCCGCTGTTCACTCCGCGCGATCAGCTCAAGAAGCTCGTGGGCAGCATCGTGACCGACTCCCGCGCTCCAGGCGAGCCCAAGGAAGTGGAGGGCTCTGCGCTATTCCAGCTCTACCAGGCCTTTGCCACGCCCGAGCAGACCGAATCCATGCGCCGCGCCTATGCCGACGGCATTTCCTGGGGCGACGCCAAGCAGGCGCTTTTCGAGTGCATCGATGCCGAAATCACGCCCATGCGCGCACATTACGACGATCTGATGGCCAACCCTGAGAAGGTGGAAGCCGCGCTGCAGATCGGCGAAGAGCGTGCCCGCGCCAAGTCCCACCCCTTCGTGCAGACCCTGCGCGAAGCCGTGGGCCTGCGCAGCCTGCGCGCAGGTGCTGGCAACAAGAAGGCTGCCAAGGAAGCCAAGGTTGCGCTGCCAAATTTCAAGCAATACCGGGAGGCCAATGGCAAGTTCTACTTCAAGTTCGTGGCGGCCGACGGGAAGCTGCTGATGCAAAGCGTTGGATTCACCGCACCAAAGGAGGCTGGCCAAGCCATCGGACAGTTGCAAAAGGATGCGGACTCGCTGGCGGCATTGGCCTCGCAGGTCACCCTCGCAGAGGGTGTGAGTCTGGCGGATGTGCAGGCTGCATTGGAGGCTTTGCGCAACGCCGCCTGA